The following proteins come from a genomic window of Nocardiopsis sp. YSL2:
- a CDS encoding oxidoreductase, with product MTMDAVTLPDLSGRTAVVTGANSGLGIETTRMLVGMGARVVMAVRDVDKGGRAAATVQGETEVRRLDLADLASVRAFAGEWEGDLHLLINNAGVMAIPESRTEDGFETQFGTNHLGHFALTNLLLEHVTGRVVTVSSSMHRMAQGIDFDNVDLVGRYTPYRAYCQSKLANLLFTLELQRRLVDAGSSVLATAAHPGYAATNLQSHSGSRFQNGLLALGNKVFAQSATAGALPTIYAATQDVPGAAYAGPKNMGRGAPALAGRSEAAWDSVAAHRLWTLSEQLTGVTFPLKPQTD from the coding sequence ATGACTATGGACGCTGTCACCCTCCCCGATCTCAGCGGCCGCACGGCGGTCGTGACCGGAGCCAACAGCGGCTTGGGCATCGAGACCACACGCATGCTGGTCGGCATGGGCGCCCGCGTGGTGATGGCGGTGCGCGACGTGGACAAGGGCGGCCGGGCCGCCGCCACGGTGCAGGGGGAGACGGAGGTGCGTCGGCTCGACCTCGCCGACCTGGCCTCGGTCCGCGCGTTCGCCGGTGAGTGGGAGGGCGACCTCCACCTGCTGATCAACAACGCCGGTGTGATGGCCATCCCCGAGTCCAGGACCGAGGACGGGTTCGAGACGCAGTTCGGGACCAATCACCTGGGCCACTTCGCGCTCACCAACCTGCTCCTGGAACACGTCACGGGCCGGGTGGTCACCGTCTCCTCCTCGATGCACCGCATGGCGCAGGGCATCGACTTCGACAACGTCGACCTGGTCGGGCGCTACACGCCCTACCGGGCCTACTGCCAGTCCAAGCTGGCCAACCTGCTGTTCACCCTGGAACTCCAGCGCCGCCTGGTGGACGCGGGGTCGAGTGTGCTGGCCACCGCGGCCCACCCCGGCTACGCGGCCACCAACCTCCAGTCCCACTCGGGCAGCCGCTTCCAGAACGGACTGCTGGCCCTGGGGAACAAGGTCTTCGCGCAGAGCGCGACAGCGGGCGCCCTGCCCACGATCTACGCCGCCACGCAGGACGTGCCCGGTGCCGCCTACGCCGGCCCCAAGAACATGGGCCGGGGCGCTCCGGCTCTGGCCGGGCGGAGCGAGGCCGCCTGGGACAGTGTCGCCGCCCACCGCCTGTGGACCCTGTCCGAACAGCTCACCGGGGTGACCTTCCCGCTCAAGCCGCAGACGGACTGA
- a CDS encoding helix-turn-helix transcriptional regulator: MPAHSWETLHIPAWAWDRQEAQRLLRERDIAGLLRLAQTHGASQTRIASATGIAQGRVSEILSGRRTVSSLQLIERIADGLGIPDRSRVLLGLAPQNAPAETRPSTSGSNASDTALSGASTLTGHVGERLELASIDQALVSLFEAQTQNLRLIDRKLGAHYLLAQSQAHVEQMHQLLRHSIPGPARRSLARALAEAASLTGWQALDGGRVTTSWRYYELAKAAARESEDRVVLAHVSAEQAYVLLDSGQEEAALATLRAAHDDGGRVLPPLLRSWLWAAEGEVRASLGQELQCQRALGHAFDVLPQEPNDPSLPFLMLSDTHLLRWRGHCLTQLGHREAIEDLTQALDGIVPFGLGRAEAGLRTDLAVAYSAHGDLTQARRQAQRATELSERSGSVRQRARLARLLEPQSLSGGEDVEQGDEGT; this comes from the coding sequence GCCTGGGCGTGGGATCGGCAGGAAGCACAACGGCTCTTACGAGAGCGTGACATCGCTGGTCTGCTGCGTCTGGCCCAGACCCATGGCGCGAGCCAGACCCGGATCGCCTCGGCGACCGGCATCGCCCAGGGACGTGTGAGCGAAATCTTGAGCGGACGGCGAACAGTCAGTTCGCTGCAGCTGATCGAGCGGATCGCTGATGGGCTCGGCATCCCCGACCGCTCCCGAGTCCTGCTCGGCCTGGCTCCCCAGAACGCCCCTGCAGAGACGAGACCGTCCACGTCCGGCAGCAATGCCTCCGACACTGCGCTCTCAGGGGCATCGACCCTCACAGGTCACGTGGGTGAACGTCTGGAGCTGGCGTCCATCGATCAGGCGCTTGTTAGTCTCTTCGAGGCGCAGACGCAGAATCTACGGTTGATCGACCGCAAGCTGGGAGCCCACTACCTTCTGGCCCAGAGTCAGGCCCATGTCGAGCAGATGCACCAGCTTCTGCGCCACTCGATCCCCGGACCCGCTCGGCGAAGCCTGGCCCGGGCCCTGGCCGAAGCCGCGTCCTTGACCGGATGGCAGGCACTCGACGGTGGACGTGTGACGACCTCCTGGCGCTACTACGAGCTCGCCAAAGCCGCTGCGCGTGAGAGCGAGGATCGGGTGGTTCTGGCTCATGTGAGCGCCGAACAGGCTTACGTGCTCTTGGACAGCGGTCAGGAAGAGGCAGCGCTCGCAACCCTCAGAGCAGCACACGATGATGGAGGAAGGGTACTGCCGCCATTGCTGCGCTCGTGGTTGTGGGCAGCCGAAGGAGAGGTGCGAGCGTCTCTCGGCCAGGAGCTGCAGTGCCAGAGGGCCTTGGGGCACGCCTTCGACGTTCTACCGCAGGAACCGAACGACCCCTCGCTACCGTTCCTCATGTTGAGCGACACGCATCTCCTCCGTTGGCGAGGCCACTGTCTGACGCAGCTCGGGCACCGTGAAGCCATCGAGGACCTGACCCAGGCTCTCGATGGCATCGTCCCCTTCGGACTCGGACGCGCCGAGGCCGGGCTGCGCACCGATCTGGCCGTTGCCTACTCCGCCCATGGTGACCTCACGCAAGCCCGCCGCCAAGCGCAGCGTGCCACTGAGCTCTCTGAGCGGTCCGGTTCCGTCCGTCAACGCGCCCGTTTGGCACGACTCCTGGAGCCTCAGTCTCTGTCAGGAGGCGAGGATGTGGAGCAGGGCGACGAGGGTACCTGA
- a CDS encoding TetR/AcrR family transcriptional regulator: MPERPYHHGDLRAVLLANAERALAERGPAALSLRELAREAGVSHAAPKRHFADKQALLDALALSGFERLTERLDTAASTPGSTRDRVQALAAGYVGFTLDNAALIDLMYTRKHDSGSPAEMAEAVSRLVTTVMRPIAEGQAAGEIIDGDPSGIAMGVAATLHGFAALKSSAPRAYVESTLSGVVDLLLYGLIPR, from the coding sequence ATGCCCGAGCGCCCCTACCACCACGGTGACCTGCGCGCCGTCCTGCTCGCGAACGCCGAGCGCGCGCTGGCCGAGCGCGGACCGGCGGCACTGTCCCTGCGGGAGCTGGCACGCGAGGCCGGGGTGAGCCACGCCGCGCCCAAGCGGCACTTCGCGGACAAGCAGGCCCTGCTCGACGCCCTCGCGCTCTCGGGGTTCGAGCGCCTCACCGAGCGGCTGGACACGGCCGCCAGCACCCCCGGCTCCACCCGCGACCGCGTCCAGGCCCTGGCCGCCGGCTACGTCGGGTTCACGCTCGACAACGCGGCCCTCATCGACCTGATGTACACACGCAAGCACGACTCGGGGTCACCGGCGGAGATGGCGGAGGCCGTCTCCCGCCTCGTCACCACGGTCATGCGGCCCATCGCCGAGGGACAGGCGGCCGGGGAGATCATCGACGGCGACCCCTCCGGCATCGCGATGGGGGTCGCGGCGACGCTGCACGGCTTCGCGGCCCTCAAGAGTTCGGCACCGCGCGCCTACGTCGAGTCGACCCTGTCCGGAGTGGTCGACCTGCTCCTGTACGGCCTCATCCCGCGCTGA
- a CDS encoding NUDIX hydrolase, which translates to MDRTEESQGRWVVHGERTLYDDPWVRLSKADITTPSGRRFEHHAVTLPSAAVIAILDRAEEHVLMSYRHRFVPDVWGWELPGGLLDPAETPEQTAFREALEETGHRVGSVEHVATFEPMIGTVRSPHHVFVGRGAELVADPTEFDEGVYEWVPLSKVRALVAEGRVQSSGTLVALLHILAS; encoded by the coding sequence ATGGATCGAACCGAGGAGAGCCAGGGCCGCTGGGTGGTGCACGGCGAGCGCACCCTGTACGACGACCCGTGGGTGCGGCTGAGCAAGGCCGACATCACCACCCCCTCCGGCCGCAGGTTCGAGCACCACGCCGTCACCCTGCCCTCAGCAGCGGTGATCGCGATCCTGGACCGTGCCGAAGAACATGTCCTGATGAGTTACCGGCACCGGTTCGTGCCCGATGTGTGGGGATGGGAATTGCCCGGAGGGCTCCTTGACCCTGCGGAGACGCCGGAGCAGACCGCTTTCCGCGAAGCACTGGAGGAGACTGGTCACCGGGTCGGCTCGGTGGAGCACGTGGCCACATTCGAGCCGATGATCGGTACGGTCCGCAGCCCCCACCACGTCTTCGTTGGTCGTGGTGCCGAGCTGGTCGCGGATCCGACCGAGTTCGACGAGGGCGTCTACGAATGGGTGCCCCTGTCCAAGGTCCGCGCCCTGGTAGCCGAGGGGCGTGTGCAGAGTTCAGGTACCCTCGTCGCCCTGCTCCACATCCTCGCCTCCTGA
- a CDS encoding DUF1918 domain-containing protein produces the protein MRASIGDYVHTHGVASSDGQHSGRIVEVKGADNGPPYVVRFPDGEERLIYPGPNTVVEPRFPSD, from the coding sequence ATGCGGGCGTCGATCGGGGACTATGTCCATACCCACGGGGTCGCGAGCAGCGACGGCCAGCACAGCGGACGGATCGTGGAGGTGAAGGGCGCGGACAACGGCCCGCCGTACGTGGTCCGCTTCCCGGACGGGGAGGAACGGCTCATCTACCCGGGGCCGAACACCGTGGTGGAGCCCCGCTTCCCGTCGGACTAG
- a CDS encoding nitronate monooxygenase, with product MALEDLLAERPLVQAPMAGGGSTPALVAAVAAAGGTGFLAAGYRTAEAVAEQVRAVREGGTSAFGVNVFVPSPAVAAPEELRDLRASLVPEARRYGAALGEPRHDDDAWQAKIDLLCELAVPLVTFTFGCPDPAVLDRLRSAGSATMVTVTTVEEARTAVERGAEGVCVQGLEAGGHRASYDPRSAGDRPLFDVLPDVVEAVGVPVVAAGGLMSGGDVAAALDAGARAAQLGTAFLRCPESGAQPAHKAALADQDFTETALTWSFTGRPARGLVNRFIREHPGEHYAYPEVHHMTRPLRAAAAAAGDTGGMALWAGRGFRAAEERPAGEIVARLREEAAALGARI from the coding sequence ATGGCTCTGGAGGATCTGCTCGCGGAACGGCCGCTGGTCCAGGCACCGATGGCCGGCGGCGGGTCCACACCCGCGTTGGTGGCCGCGGTCGCGGCGGCCGGCGGCACCGGCTTCCTGGCCGCGGGCTATCGGACGGCCGAGGCGGTCGCCGAGCAGGTCCGCGCCGTACGAGAGGGCGGAACGTCCGCGTTCGGGGTCAACGTGTTCGTGCCCTCCCCCGCCGTCGCCGCCCCGGAGGAGCTGCGCGACCTGCGCGCCTCACTCGTCCCCGAGGCCCGCCGGTACGGCGCCGCCCTCGGCGAACCGCGCCATGACGACGACGCGTGGCAGGCCAAGATCGATCTGCTGTGCGAACTGGCCGTACCCCTGGTCACCTTCACGTTCGGCTGCCCGGACCCGGCGGTCCTCGATCGGCTGCGGAGCGCGGGTTCGGCCACGATGGTCACCGTGACCACGGTGGAGGAGGCACGCACCGCCGTGGAGCGGGGCGCGGAAGGGGTCTGCGTCCAGGGCCTGGAGGCCGGCGGGCACCGGGCCTCCTACGACCCGCGTTCCGCTGGGGACCGGCCGCTGTTCGACGTGCTGCCCGACGTGGTCGAGGCGGTCGGCGTCCCGGTCGTGGCCGCCGGAGGACTGATGAGCGGGGGCGACGTCGCGGCCGCGCTGGACGCCGGGGCCCGCGCCGCACAGCTGGGCACGGCGTTCCTGCGCTGTCCCGAGAGCGGCGCCCAGCCCGCGCACAAGGCGGCCCTGGCCGACCAGGACTTCACCGAGACCGCCCTGACCTGGTCCTTCACCGGACGTCCGGCCCGTGGGCTGGTCAACCGGTTCATCCGAGAGCACCCCGGGGAGCACTACGCCTACCCGGAGGTCCACCACATGACCCGGCCGCTGCGGGCGGCGGCGGCCGCAGCGGGCGATACCGGCGGGATGGCGCTGTGGGCCGGACGGGGCTTCCGCGCGGCCGAGGAGCGGCCGGCCGGTGAGATCGTCGCACGGCTGCGCGAGGAGGCGGCCGCCCTCGGGGCGAGGATCTGA
- a CDS encoding DUF4365 domain-containing protein, which yields MGEKDLVDGQLPMSARQEQFSLAFTRLVAYSAGCTIKTHETDFDGVDITLASSAEYKRYFAPQFELQLKCTTQARYLHEDHMAWPMKGKPFRKLTRGKRYVPAYLGVLLVPEDPDRWISVDERGLLTESRMYWRPASELATTQEVGQTRTVHLPRSHLFTPDQLLGIMKKLGEQEGGF from the coding sequence ATGGGAGAGAAAGACCTCGTTGACGGCCAGTTGCCCATGAGCGCGCGCCAGGAGCAGTTCAGCCTGGCGTTCACCCGGCTCGTGGCGTACTCGGCGGGCTGCACCATCAAGACGCACGAGACCGACTTCGACGGTGTCGACATCACGTTGGCCTCGTCCGCCGAGTACAAGCGCTACTTCGCCCCCCAGTTCGAACTCCAGCTCAAGTGCACGACCCAGGCTCGCTACCTTCACGAGGATCACATGGCGTGGCCCATGAAGGGGAAGCCCTTTCGGAAGCTCACCAGGGGAAAGCGGTACGTTCCCGCCTACCTCGGTGTTCTCCTCGTACCCGAGGACCCTGACAGGTGGATCTCGGTCGACGAGCGCGGGCTGCTCACGGAGAGCAGGATGTACTGGCGGCCCGCGAGCGAGCTCGCGACGACGCAGGAGGTCGGACAGACCCGGACCGTCCACCTGCCGCGCAGTCACCTGTTTACTCCAGACCAGCTTCTGGGCATCATGAAGAAGCTCGGCGAGCAGGAGGGAGGATTCTGA
- a CDS encoding MFS transporter, with protein sequence MDPDTASGAIPLRTRYALFSLFSLSADFVYGAVFVTVLLSRGVEPWALGSILAANIALGMVLEAPSGALGDRYGHRRLLCAGLAAWGAGFAVFGSAEGIPATVLGLALGVCGHSLQSGTLTAIVVNRVGDHDRVSRVRRAVRLGQVAGRGGSVLGAASVLVGGSWAQADTLVLAAGVSLVVLAALTPLCFPADRRRAGNPVLAILRESVATIAGRRFRPLVLLAVSTGVVMATLIMAWQPLLLDTYGEDVRRNGLVLLVMTLGLMAGAACSRFTDRLRPHVWGPVFAVATGAPLVLLAFGWLPLVPGLVVAEFFLGVTGVLCAAWQHLTFSDANRNTMFSAMAVVSGVTYAATQWCFGWLWELGGIPVTVSVLVGVSAAVASLTPLSARLVAESVRAESAPVETRPSGPRPVGPRPSDRRPGERPG encoded by the coding sequence ATGGACCCAGACACGGCATCGGGTGCCATTCCCCTGCGCACCCGGTACGCCCTCTTCTCGCTGTTCTCGCTGTCGGCCGACTTCGTCTACGGGGCGGTGTTCGTCACCGTGCTCCTCAGCCGGGGCGTGGAGCCGTGGGCTCTGGGGTCGATCCTGGCCGCCAACATCGCGCTGGGCATGGTGCTGGAGGCGCCGAGCGGGGCGTTGGGCGACCGGTACGGGCACCGTCGGCTGCTGTGCGCGGGCCTGGCGGCCTGGGGTGCCGGGTTCGCCGTCTTCGGAAGCGCCGAGGGGATCCCGGCGACCGTGCTGGGGCTGGCCCTGGGGGTCTGCGGGCACAGCCTGCAATCGGGCACGCTCACCGCGATCGTGGTCAACCGCGTCGGCGACCACGACCGCGTCTCCCGGGTGCGGCGCGCCGTGCGGCTGGGGCAGGTCGCCGGACGCGGCGGCTCCGTCCTGGGCGCCGCGTCGGTCCTGGTCGGAGGCTCGTGGGCCCAGGCGGACACACTGGTCCTGGCCGCCGGGGTGAGTCTGGTGGTGCTCGCGGCGCTGACTCCGCTGTGCTTTCCCGCGGACCGGCGGAGGGCGGGGAACCCGGTCCTGGCGATCCTGCGCGAGTCGGTCGCGACCATCGCCGGTCGCCGGTTCCGACCGCTGGTGCTTCTGGCGGTGTCGACGGGCGTGGTGATGGCGACGCTCATCATGGCGTGGCAGCCGCTGCTGCTGGACACCTACGGCGAGGATGTGCGCCGCAACGGGCTGGTGCTGCTGGTCATGACGCTCGGGCTGATGGCGGGGGCGGCCTGTTCGCGTTTCACCGACCGGCTCCGGCCCCACGTGTGGGGGCCGGTGTTCGCCGTGGCCACCGGGGCTCCGCTGGTCCTGCTCGCCTTCGGGTGGCTGCCGCTGGTACCCGGCCTGGTCGTCGCCGAGTTCTTCCTCGGCGTGACGGGGGTGCTGTGCGCCGCCTGGCAGCACCTGACGTTCTCGGACGCCAACCGCAACACGATGTTCTCCGCGATGGCGGTCGTGAGCGGCGTGACGTACGCGGCGACGCAGTGGTGCTTCGGATGGTTGTGGGAACTGGGCGGGATCCCGGTGACGGTCTCCGTCCTCGTGGGCGTGAGCGCGGCCGTCGCATCGCTCACGCCGTTGTCGGCCCGCCTCGTTGCGGAGTCGGTCCGGGCGGAGTCGGCGCCAGTGGAGACGCGGCCCTCGGGTCCTCGGCCTGTGGGTCCCCGGCCCTCGGACCGGCGGCCGGGCGAACGGCCGGGTTGA
- a CDS encoding penicillin acylase family protein — MGVLRKHILVRVLLGAIAVIVALALVGALLGVWTVRRSFPETSGELALPGLEAEVTVLRDDHGVAHVYADNTHDLFMAQGFTHAQDRFWEMDFRRHVTAGRTAELFGPDQVTTDAYLRTMGWRHVAEQEYELLAPDTQDYLDSYAMGVNAWLDGHDGAEASLEYGLIAALNGGHTIEPWTPADSLAWLKAMAWDLGGNLQQETERAQLMAAGLSEDQVDELYPAYPFDQHRPITDTDELNGVEADGEAEEAGAEDARADERRAPRGRRAPDEGSAPDAHAGPGLPGAAVPEAAVPAVTAVAEGAERLPALLGPTGPDLGSNSWVVSGDHTESGLPLLANDPHLGASMPSTWYQIGLHCTELTDACPFDVSGFSFSGLPGVVIGQNESIAWAFTNLNPDVMDLYVERIDGGGYVVDDEARPLETREETIVVAGGDDVEITVRSTHHGPLLSDAEAGADLAGIAEDPVLAEEGEEGGEYAVALSWTALEPGTTADSIFMMNRARDWSDFRTAASRFSVPAQNLLYADDEGNIGYQAPGLVPVRGEGDGRYPAPGWDSAYDWEEYIPFDELPSVYNPESGVIVTANQSGVDADYPYRLTDDWDYGYRAQRINDLLDEAIADGPVTGEDMSRVQLDSFHAGAEDVTPHLLGVEVDGTAARAQDLLRDWDLRTDPDSAGAAFYQATWRHLLPLLFDELDPVVMNGSSRGMYVVGELLADPGSPWWDGEEADGRDEVLAAAMTAAADELTELLGDDPADWRWGDLHTLTATHESFGTSGIGPVEWLFNRGPVESSGGSSIVNATGWNPHEGYGITAVPSMRMVVDLSDRDASTWVHLTGNSGHAFHPNYDDQLPLWSEGETLPFAVSEEAVRAAATDELTLIP; from the coding sequence ATGGGTGTATTGCGTAAACATATCCTCGTTCGTGTGCTTCTGGGGGCTATCGCCGTGATCGTGGCGTTGGCCCTGGTCGGCGCGCTCCTCGGTGTCTGGACCGTCCGGCGGTCGTTCCCCGAGACCTCCGGGGAACTCGCCCTCCCCGGGCTGGAGGCCGAGGTGACCGTGCTCCGCGACGACCACGGCGTCGCGCACGTGTACGCGGACAACACCCATGACCTGTTCATGGCGCAGGGCTTCACCCACGCCCAGGACCGCTTCTGGGAGATGGACTTCCGCCGCCACGTGACGGCCGGGCGCACCGCCGAGCTCTTCGGCCCGGACCAGGTGACCACCGACGCCTACCTGCGCACGATGGGCTGGCGCCACGTCGCCGAGCAGGAGTACGAGCTGCTCGCCCCGGACACCCAGGACTACCTGGACTCCTACGCGATGGGCGTCAACGCCTGGCTCGACGGGCACGACGGAGCCGAGGCGAGTCTGGAGTACGGCCTGATCGCGGCGCTCAACGGCGGTCACACCATCGAACCCTGGACCCCCGCTGACAGCCTCGCCTGGCTCAAGGCCATGGCCTGGGACCTGGGCGGCAACCTCCAGCAGGAGACCGAGCGGGCCCAGCTAATGGCCGCCGGCCTGAGCGAGGACCAGGTGGACGAGCTCTACCCCGCCTACCCCTTCGACCAGCACCGGCCGATCACCGACACCGACGAGCTGAACGGCGTCGAGGCCGACGGCGAGGCCGAGGAGGCCGGGGCCGAGGACGCCCGTGCCGACGAGCGGCGCGCGCCACGCGGGCGTCGTGCCCCCGACGAGGGCTCGGCTCCGGACGCGCACGCCGGTCCGGGCCTGCCCGGGGCGGCCGTGCCGGAGGCGGCCGTGCCCGCCGTCACCGCCGTGGCCGAGGGCGCCGAACGGCTCCCCGCCCTGCTCGGCCCCACCGGCCCCGACCTCGGATCCAACTCCTGGGTCGTGAGCGGCGACCACACCGAGAGCGGTCTGCCCCTACTGGCCAACGACCCCCACCTGGGCGCGTCCATGCCCTCCACCTGGTACCAGATCGGGCTGCACTGCACCGAGCTCACCGACGCCTGCCCCTTCGACGTCAGCGGGTTCAGCTTCTCCGGACTTCCGGGCGTCGTCATCGGACAGAACGAGTCGATCGCCTGGGCCTTCACCAATCTCAATCCCGACGTGATGGACCTGTACGTCGAGCGGATCGACGGCGGCGGGTACGTGGTCGACGACGAGGCCCGGCCCCTGGAGACCCGTGAGGAGACCATCGTGGTGGCCGGCGGGGACGACGTCGAGATCACCGTGCGCTCCACCCACCACGGCCCCCTGCTGTCGGACGCCGAGGCGGGCGCCGACCTGGCCGGGATCGCGGAGGACCCGGTCCTGGCGGAGGAGGGCGAGGAGGGCGGCGAGTACGCGGTCGCCCTGAGCTGGACCGCCCTGGAGCCCGGGACCACGGCCGACTCCATCTTCATGATGAACCGCGCCCGCGACTGGTCCGACTTCCGCACGGCGGCGAGCCGGTTCAGTGTCCCCGCGCAGAACCTCCTCTACGCCGACGACGAAGGCAACATCGGCTACCAGGCGCCCGGGCTCGTCCCCGTCCGCGGCGAGGGCGACGGCCGCTACCCCGCGCCCGGCTGGGACTCCGCCTACGACTGGGAGGAGTACATCCCCTTCGACGAACTGCCGAGCGTGTACAACCCGGAGTCCGGCGTCATCGTCACCGCGAACCAGTCGGGTGTGGACGCCGACTACCCCTACCGGCTCACCGACGACTGGGACTACGGCTACCGCGCCCAGCGGATCAACGACCTCCTGGACGAGGCGATCGCCGACGGGCCGGTCACCGGCGAGGACATGTCCCGCGTCCAGCTGGACTCCTTCCACGCCGGCGCCGAGGACGTGACCCCCCACCTCCTCGGCGTCGAGGTGGACGGCACGGCCGCCCGGGCCCAGGACCTGCTGCGCGACTGGGACCTGCGCACCGATCCCGACTCCGCCGGAGCGGCGTTCTACCAGGCCACCTGGCGCCACCTGCTGCCCCTGCTCTTCGACGAGCTGGACCCGGTCGTCATGAACGGCAGCTCCCGCGGGATGTACGTGGTCGGCGAGCTGCTGGCGGACCCCGGCTCCCCCTGGTGGGACGGCGAGGAGGCCGACGGCCGCGACGAGGTGCTGGCCGCGGCCATGACCGCGGCGGCCGACGAGCTCACCGAGCTGCTCGGCGACGACCCCGCCGACTGGCGCTGGGGCGACCTGCACACGCTCACGGCGACGCACGAGTCGTTCGGCACCTCGGGCATCGGCCCGGTGGAGTGGCTGTTCAACCGGGGCCCGGTCGAGAGCTCGGGCGGATCGTCCATCGTCAACGCCACCGGCTGGAACCCCCACGAGGGGTACGGCATCACGGCCGTACCGTCCATGCGCATGGTGGTGGACCTGTCCGACCGCGACGCCTCCACCTGGGTGCACCTGACCGGGAACTCGGGGCACGCGTTCCACCCGAACTACGACGACCAGCTCCCGCTGTGGAGCGAGGGCGAGACCCTGCCGTTCGCGGTGTCGGAGGAGGCCGTCCGCGCGGCCGCGACGGACGAACTCACCCTCATTCCGTAG
- a CDS encoding ATP-binding protein, translating into MPVQKKGSRRCGESTGYFDGRFDQVRRIREWCQKAIRMDDKRAAPVLLILSELATNAIQHSASGDQYGRVRVTVEVMPGDFVLLRVIDDGPRAGRPVTRPYVPGRIDELSIGGYGLALVSALSEKWWWTDHPQGVAVWVLIDPHRSADDD; encoded by the coding sequence ATGCCGGTACAGAAGAAGGGGAGCCGCCGGTGCGGAGAGTCCACGGGCTATTTCGACGGACGGTTCGACCAGGTCAGGCGGATCCGCGAGTGGTGTCAGAAGGCCATCCGCATGGACGACAAGCGGGCCGCGCCCGTCCTGCTCATCCTCAGCGAACTCGCCACCAACGCGATCCAGCACTCGGCTTCGGGCGACCAGTACGGACGGGTCAGGGTCACCGTGGAGGTCATGCCCGGCGACTTCGTCCTGCTGCGAGTGATCGACGACGGACCTCGCGCGGGTCGACCGGTCACCCGCCCCTACGTTCCCGGCCGGATCGATGAACTGAGTATCGGCGGATACGGCCTGGCGCTGGTGTCCGCGCTCTCCGAGAAATGGTGGTGGACCGACCACCCCCAAGGAGTCGCCGTGTGGGTGCTGATCGACCCCCACCGCTCAGCCGACGACGACTGA
- a CDS encoding helix-turn-helix transcriptional regulator, which translates to MPQEQHGPIASRLLLGKALQQLRSEAGMSGAEVAKEMGFGAAKLSKIERGQAPITKADLHLFFEVLKVSEDVRPTLLELGAQSRRPRRNRTNTSEQELPGKNFERYLGLEEIAIGIKDWHPYLIPGLLQTPEYARALISANPLLLPDQVEYLVELRRERQRTLYREVEPLQLWSIVEEYALRRVIGGKQTRDGQLRHLLTMGQKPNINIQVIPDSAGAHAGLDGAFAILDAGNHLPPVVYIDSRGMNTYVEGVTDLAVYKATYDQIQSSALSPVQSAAVIAAILEESE; encoded by the coding sequence ATGCCTCAGGAGCAGCACGGCCCGATCGCCAGCCGCCTTCTGCTTGGCAAGGCCCTGCAACAGCTCCGCAGCGAAGCCGGGATGAGCGGTGCCGAGGTCGCCAAGGAGATGGGATTCGGCGCCGCCAAGCTCTCGAAGATCGAGCGGGGCCAGGCGCCGATCACCAAGGCCGACCTGCACCTCTTCTTCGAGGTACTCAAGGTCAGCGAAGACGTCCGTCCTACGCTGCTCGAACTCGGAGCGCAGTCCCGCCGGCCCCGTCGCAACCGCACCAACACTTCCGAGCAGGAGCTTCCGGGCAAGAATTTCGAGCGGTACCTGGGACTCGAAGAGATCGCGATAGGCATCAAGGACTGGCACCCGTATCTGATCCCCGGACTCCTGCAGACGCCCGAGTACGCGCGTGCGCTGATCTCGGCGAACCCCCTGCTCCTGCCTGACCAAGTGGAGTACCTGGTGGAGCTCCGCAGGGAGCGGCAGCGCACCCTGTATCGGGAAGTGGAGCCGCTTCAGCTGTGGTCGATAGTGGAGGAGTACGCGCTCCGCCGCGTCATCGGAGGCAAGCAGACCCGGGACGGTCAGCTCCGCCATCTGCTCACCATGGGTCAAAAGCCCAACATCAACATCCAGGTCATCCCGGACTCAGCTGGCGCGCACGCCGGGCTGGACGGGGCCTTCGCCATCCTCGACGCCGGAAACCACCTGCCGCCCGTGGTCTATATCGACAGCCGTGGCATGAATACCTACGTGGAAGGCGTCACCGACCTGGCGGTGTACAAGGCGACCTACGACCAGATCCAGTCCTCCGCCCTGTCGCCGGTACAGTCGGCCGCAGTGATCGCGGCGATTCTGGAGGAATCGGAATGA
- a CDS encoding DUF397 domain-containing protein, whose translation MRWTKSSYSSTGATCVQVRVPRAGVTEIGDTKKPDGPTLTVPNSDWDHFLDQIAMGGTDFGRLRAEFLPGGGFTLTDTTRPGSPTLTYTRAEWEAFKLAVEAGELRSGHPRGTLVS comes from the coding sequence ATGAGATGGACGAAGTCGAGCTACAGCAGCACGGGAGCGACTTGTGTCCAGGTACGGGTTCCGCGCGCGGGCGTGACCGAGATCGGCGACACCAAGAAACCCGACGGCCCCACCCTCACCGTTCCCAACTCCGACTGGGACCACTTTCTGGACCAGATCGCCATGGGTGGCACTGACTTCGGCCGTTTGCGCGCCGAGTTCCTCCCCGGCGGCGGATTCACGCTCACCGACACCACCAGACCGGGCTCCCCCACCCTGACCTACACCAGAGCCGAGTGGGAAGCCTTCAAGCTCGCCGTCGAAGCCGGCGAGCTCCGCAGCGGCCACCCTCGCGGCACGCTCGTCAGCTGA